In Polaribacter sp. L3A8, a genomic segment contains:
- a CDS encoding ABC transporter ATP-binding protein, whose amino-acid sequence MQHLKDSKKNKTKPKVTLKQAFITIIWPRRNLVFLGLILIIIRSLSGFVLPMQSKILMDDVIPNKDYSHLYNLIFIVIGAILVQAITSFLLTKVLSIQAQYLISELRVQVQRKVLSLPISFFDNTKSGALVSRIMTDVEGVRNLIGTGLVQLIGGSFTAIVTLVILIKMNVWMTVFTFVPLSIFGFIALKSFKYIRPVFRARGKINAEVKGRLTETLGGIRVIKAFNAEEQESKIFEKGVADIFINVKKSLTATAIMTSSSTLLIGLATTGVMGIGGYYMIEGTMTFGDFIQFTFLLAFMVAPIVQMSNIGSQLTEALAGLDRTEELMNMAAEEDDKDRTIFLENIKGEIVFDDVSFEYEEGKEVLNNINFKVPSGSVTALVGSSGSGKSTIAGLSATFLNPKSGSITIDNQDMSKVNLSSYRKNLGVVLQDEFLFEGTIRQNILFPRPDASEEELQNAVNAAYVNEFTDRFDNGLDTLIGERGVKLSGGQRQRLAIARAILADPKIIILDEATSSLDTESESLIQKSLSELVKDRTTIVIAHRLSTIKKADQILVIEAGSIAERGTHDELIAKEGRYFDLYTYQSKI is encoded by the coding sequence ATGCAACATCTTAAAGATTCAAAAAAAAATAAAACCAAACCTAAAGTAACTTTAAAACAAGCTTTTATAACTATTATTTGGCCAAGGAGAAACTTGGTTTTTTTAGGTTTAATTCTTATAATTATTAGAAGTTTATCTGGCTTTGTTTTGCCAATGCAAAGTAAAATATTAATGGATGACGTTATACCTAATAAAGATTACAGTCATTTATATAACTTAATATTTATTGTTATTGGCGCTATTTTAGTACAAGCTATTACTTCTTTTTTATTAACAAAAGTATTAAGTATTCAAGCACAGTATTTAATATCAGAATTAAGAGTACAGGTACAAAGAAAAGTATTGTCTTTGCCTATTAGTTTTTTTGATAATACAAAATCTGGCGCTTTAGTTTCTAGAATTATGACAGATGTAGAAGGTGTTAGAAACTTAATTGGTACGGGTTTGGTACAACTAATTGGTGGTTCTTTTACTGCAATTGTAACTTTGGTTATTCTGATTAAAATGAATGTTTGGATGACCGTTTTTACCTTTGTGCCTTTATCAATCTTCGGATTTATCGCCTTAAAATCATTTAAATACATACGACCTGTTTTTAGAGCTAGAGGAAAAATTAATGCAGAAGTAAAAGGACGTTTAACAGAAACTTTAGGCGGTATTAGAGTTATTAAAGCTTTTAACGCAGAAGAGCAAGAAAGTAAAATATTTGAAAAAGGAGTAGCAGATATTTTTATCAATGTTAAAAAAAGTTTGACTGCAACTGCAATCATGACAAGTTCATCAACGCTGTTAATAGGTTTAGCAACTACCGGAGTTATGGGAATTGGAGGTTATTATATGATAGAAGGTACTATGACCTTTGGAGATTTTATTCAGTTTACATTTCTACTAGCTTTTATGGTTGCTCCTATTGTACAGATGAGTAATATTGGTAGCCAATTAACGGAAGCACTTGCGGGTTTAGACAGAACAGAAGAGTTAATGAATATGGCTGCAGAAGAAGATGATAAAGACAGAACCATTTTTTTAGAAAATATAAAAGGAGAAATTGTTTTTGATGATGTTTCTTTTGAGTATGAAGAAGGAAAAGAGGTTTTAAATAACATCAATTTTAAAGTGCCTTCTGGTTCTGTAACGGCTTTAGTTGGGAGTTCTGGTTCTGGTAAATCTACCATTGCAGGTTTATCTGCCACTTTTTTAAACCCTAAATCGGGTTCGATTACTATTGATAACCAAGATATGTCTAAGGTTAATTTGTCTAGTTACAGAAAAAACTTAGGGGTTGTTTTACAAGACGAATTTTTGTTTGAAGGAACCATTAGACAAAATATTTTATTTCCAAGACCAGATGCATCAGAAGAAGAATTACAAAACGCGGTTAATGCTGCGTATGTAAATGAATTTACAGACAGATTTGATAATGGTTTAGATACTTTAATTGGAGAAAGAGGTGTGAAACTTTCTGGTGGTCAACGTCAGCGATTGGCAATTGCAAGAGCTATTTTAGCAGATCCAAAGATTATTATTTTAGATGAAGCAACTTCTAGCTTAGATACAGAAAGTGAATCTTTAATTCAGAAAAGTTTATCAGAATTAGTTAAAGACAGGACTACCATTGTAATTGCACACAGATTGAGTACTATTAAAAAAGCAGATCAGATTTTAGTAATAGAAGCGGGGAGTATTGCAGAAAGAGGAACTCATGATGAGTTAATTGCTAAAGAAGGTAGGTATTTTGATTTATACACCTATCAATCTAAAATTTAA
- a CDS encoding DUF6503 family protein, translated as MKKILVLLLVIIAASCKNEAKKEVKKETIITVKKEAFPVELGKVFDAHGGIDKWRKVKTLSFSKEDEVHTSDMNSRKILVNSPKYSLGFDGKEIWSLEEEKGSLKRDPAFYYNLYFYFYAMPFVLADDGIIYEKVANFVFEGINYPGYKISYKANVGTSPDDNYIVYYNAKTYQMEWLAYTVTFRTKAPVDTYKLIKYNGWENVNGFVLPKQITWYAKDKDDVYAPTTKIVDFKSPLASEAQLADSFFDKPVQ; from the coding sequence ATGAAAAAAATACTTGTATTATTACTGGTAATCATAGCAGCTTCGTGTAAAAATGAGGCAAAAAAAGAAGTTAAAAAAGAAACTATTATTACTGTTAAAAAAGAGGCTTTTCCTGTAGAATTAGGAAAAGTTTTTGATGCTCACGGTGGTATTGATAAATGGAGAAAAGTAAAAACGCTTTCTTTTTCTAAAGAAGATGAGGTACATACTTCTGATATGAATTCGCGTAAAATTTTAGTGAATTCTCCTAAATATTCTCTTGGTTTCGACGGAAAAGAAATTTGGTCTTTAGAAGAAGAAAAAGGAAGTTTAAAAAGAGATCCTGCTTTTTATTATAACCTATATTTTTACTTTTATGCCATGCCTTTTGTTTTAGCTGATGATGGAATTATTTATGAAAAAGTAGCTAATTTTGTATTTGAAGGCATCAATTATCCAGGTTATAAGATTTCTTACAAAGCAAATGTAGGTACTTCTCCTGATGATAATTATATTGTGTATTACAATGCTAAAACGTATCAAATGGAATGGCTTGCGTATACCGTAACTTTTAGAACGAAAGCACCCGTTGATACTTATAAATTGATAAAATACAATGGTTGGGAAAATGTAAATGGTTTTGTTTTACCAAAACAAATTACTTGGTATGCAAAAGATAAGGATGATGTATATGCCCCTACAACTAAGATTGTAGATTTTAAATCGCCTTTAGCAAGTGAAGCACAATTAGCAGATTCGTTTTTTGATAAACCTGTACAATAA
- a CDS encoding DUF6503 family protein, with product MKKVLLVLMVVFAVSCKNEPKKEIKEEKIAAVKKESFPEELGKVFEAHGGIKAWRNAAVLTFTKGEEVHTIDLHARKNVINSPKYAVGFNGKEVWLDEVQEGAFKGNPSFYHNLFFYFYAMPFVLSDDGISYEKIAPLSFEGVEYPGYKMSFKANLGSSPDDNYKLYYNPKTYQMEWLAYTATFSTKKPSDKFNVIKYGKWNNVNGLVLPSEITWYKTDETGVPTEPARPAMEFTFASISNKELAASFFEKPIK from the coding sequence ATGAAAAAAGTACTTTTAGTATTAATGGTTGTATTTGCAGTTTCTTGTAAAAATGAACCAAAAAAAGAAATCAAAGAAGAAAAAATAGCAGCAGTAAAAAAAGAAAGTTTTCCAGAAGAATTAGGAAAAGTTTTTGAAGCTCATGGGGGAATTAAAGCATGGAGAAATGCAGCTGTTTTAACTTTTACAAAAGGAGAAGAAGTACATACTATAGATTTACATGCGCGTAAAAATGTAATTAATTCACCAAAATATGCTGTTGGTTTTAATGGTAAAGAGGTTTGGTTAGATGAAGTACAAGAAGGTGCTTTTAAAGGAAATCCTTCTTTTTATCATAACCTTTTCTTTTATTTTTATGCCATGCCTTTTGTTTTGTCTGATGATGGAATTTCTTACGAAAAAATTGCACCTTTATCTTTTGAAGGAGTTGAGTATCCTGGATATAAAATGTCTTTTAAAGCAAATCTAGGGAGTTCTCCAGATGATAATTACAAATTATATTACAACCCAAAAACATATCAAATGGAATGGTTAGCATATACGGCTACCTTTAGTACTAAAAAACCAAGCGATAAATTTAATGTAATTAAATATGGTAAATGGAACAACGTAAACGGATTGGTTTTACCTTCTGAAATTACTTGGTATAAAACAGATGAAACAGGTGTGCCAACAGAACCTGCAAGACCTGCAATGGAATTTACTTTTGCATCTATAAGTAATAAAGAACTAGCAGCTTCATTTTTTGAGAAACCAATTAAATAA